In the Primulina eburnea isolate SZY01 chromosome 15, ASM2296580v1, whole genome shotgun sequence genome, actttCCCACCCAGATAAGGATGAGAATCAAATTGAGGATGAGGAGCAAGAatacttttggggatggtgaagcAGCAGTCTAATTCGTGACCGATCGATTATTCAGTCTTATGTTTTCTGTATTTCGTATTTACGCTTCCGCATGTTTCTATTTCTTTCTGAGTTGTAAAGACGTTGAACTTTTGGGAAATTTATGATAATAAACTGGTTTGGTATATGCTGTACTACGAGGCTAGTTGTCTTGCAGTTATGTGATTGCGAGATAACGCCGGTGTccactaaccccggtctcggggcgtgacaattgcactccttgcaatcaatgggaatcgaaccagtgaccttggctctgataccaattacaggaccgagcgcttgccgtttTACTAAAATCTATAGCTGGTgttaatggtgcaactcaaatattttaaaccgcacagcagctcaagtacgacggttcgatcgctctaccaaacaaggacaattattgcacccaacaaatttattctttattttcatatttattatctcaaatcaCAGCACGTAGGATCAACACAATATACGGGAGTTTGAATAAAGCTGATTCGCAAATGTAACACATTCCATTGCTCTAATTCATGTTAACTCGTTTGGCTTATCCTTCCCCCTCCTCGTTTGGTTGGGAGAATGGAAATTTCCCGTCTTGATTGAAACATTTGTAATCCGACATGATGATTATAATGAGAAttacaagttttttttttacaaaaaaattattttttcgtCATTTAAAACTAGAAAgacatgtaatttttttttttttgaaaggaGAAAGACATGCAATTATTTTCCTTATACTAAAAGATATCAAGATAAAtagaagtaaaaaaataaaaaattatgacGAGTGGTATGTATAgttttgaaatttatttaataGTATTTATAAAATAACTTCTTGTGATACAGTCTcatgagtcaattttgtgatacatactataaaaaatattattgttattgtaaaaaatattatgttttattgtaaatataaataaaattgatatGTATCATAATAAAGATTCGTGGAACAATATAATAAGACgtctaaatttattattttagaaaaaagGGCAACATGCGACATGAACATCACATGGTGGTTTACATGCAATAGTGGAGAGAGATCTAATGATTCCTAAATAATTTTCCGTCTTTATGTCTGCTCTACCTGTCTACTATGTTTAGCACTTTAACCCCATTAACTTTCTTTCATCCCCATCAATAcaaaattcttaaaaagattATTAGCTTCAtgaaaaaattcgattttttctcgattttttttctaaaagaTTATTTTCCCATGTGGATTTGATCACAATATGAACAGTTCTTTCTGAATATATGCTGGTAATAtcttctttcttttctctctttcaGTCGTTTTTAGACTGAATTAGCCGAAATTCACACAGATATGTGAAAACTATGAGCTAAAATTGCGTTGAGCCGTTGTCCAACAACTGGATATATCATGTGATTTTACTTGCAGTGCATTTTCCTATTATTGTTGTTTCACAAACGTACCGAGTCCACAGTCCCCGTTCGACATATCTTAGCTTTGAATGAACCGTCGCCATAGATCTGGGCTTGGTGGTTGAATTTTTTGACTGTTTTTTCTATTGTTCGTTTGGTTAATTTCATTGTTGACTTTTACTTTTGTCTCACATTTCAAAGTTTGAGAAGATTcggaattttgaaaattgcaccGAGAGGAATAATTTGGTTTGCCAAACTACATCGACTTCTTATTCTCTTCGTtgcaataatttttttcttgagtTACGAGATAGATTTGATCGAGAAAGCACTTCCATGGTGGGTTTTTCAAGAAACACTCAGCTATTAAAAATTTGATACAAATTTCTGTGGACAGGTGTTcagattttcattttttttgttcGTGCTAGTGTGTTGCAGATAGGGAAAGAGGAGAGGGGGAGATTAGTGGGGTGACTCACTAAGCGTGGAAGTGTTGGCTCCGAAGAATAGTATCAGAAAGTATGCCGTGAAAAAGGGAGAACACATTTTCTCGGATTTGTTGGCACTCTGTTTCTTTTTTTAAGGTTTTGCGTTTTTAGAGGAAAGGGTTGTTTCTCGATTAGGTTCATATAGCTTGAAAAGTGAATTCTTGATTTCCGAAGAACTGGAATAACCAGAAAATCTTGGTCTTGATTTAGTTCACCAAAAAGATGGGTTCTTTTCCAGGGCATGTTCTTCCCGGGACATTGTTTTTTGTTGTTGGAATGTGGCATATTTGGTGCTCAATAGTTAGGTATGTGTCGAATCCCAAATCGTTTCAGGTCAGAGTTTGGAATCCTGTTCCAGGTTTTGAGGGGAGGTTCAAGTATTTGGAGCTTTACATTATTGCAATTGGAGGCTTCATTGATCTATGCATTGAATTTTTGTATTCAACCCATCTCAAGATCTTCGTTCATGGAGTCTTGAATCCTTCTCATATGAACAATTTTGAGCACTCTGGAATGCTACTAATGTTCTTCATCTTCGGTATCATTACACTTCTCTCAGAGAAAACAAGGTGATTACTTCTTTGCAGTCTTCGTACTCGTTTCTTCCAAGTAAGGTTAAAATTTTCCAGAAATTCTTAATCCAATTGTAAAAGGATTCAAGAAATGGGATGGGTTTATGTTTTATGCATTCTTACAAACCTCAAGTAGCCTTAATCCACGTCTGTCCTTCCGTGAAAAAAAGTAACAACTAACAAGTAGCTGGATGTTTTAGAGGATCTTTTAACAAACTCGAATTGATATTCGGTCTTAAAACGAACTTGTGGTGATGATGGAGACTAGATAAGAACATCTCAAGGCAACTGTCACTTGGGATTTTGTTACTTCATGTGATTATTGCAATTGCAGTTACTTTATCATCCTGACTGGCATGACAGATTCAATAGAAGAGACAGGTTAAAAGGAAGAAGTTGAAGTTTTATGTATATAGTTTACTAAACTTGCTGGTTGTGCTTTGTCGATAACTTTTCATTCATCCAATCTCGCCCCGCGGCGTTCCATCTTATCCCATTTTCATGAATTCATTCATCTGCCCCTACTAACATACATACATTGATGTGAAATTGATCAACAATATGATTGAAGGATGTTTACTTCTTTGTCAGCTATCTTCCCCTTCCAGAAGGTGCATTATGCTTCATCGCCTCAGCAGCGTTCACTGCAGAATATCTTCTGTTCTACTTCCACTCGACCACGCACAAGGGACTCGAGGGATATTATCATTTTATCCTTGTCGTCCTTATTGGTGTGTGTATACTATCCACGATCGCTGGCGCCCTCATGCCATCCAGTTTTCCAGTGGATTTATGCAGTTGCATAGCCATAGCTCTTCAGGGCCTTTGGTTCTATCAAACGGCGTTCACCCTTTACGGCTCAATGATGCCGGATGGTTGTCGCCTTAAAGAGAGCGAAATAGAATGTCATTCGACAGAACACGAAATTCGTGGCGAGATGCTTGCAAATTTCCAGCTATTCGTGTTGGTCTTCGGAGTTCTTGTCTTTGTTTCGTGGGCGTGTATCTATAACGAGCAAAGATTTCGCCATTCGAATCTCACGGATGCAGAAGAATAATGGTAAGTATGTTAGACGAGATTTCATTTGTCTGGTGTTGGTTtttttccaactgatcagtgaGAGTGATGATCATAGATAAAATTCATCTGATTTTTTAGTTAAATTTTCTATTTATATTTGGTATTTGATTTGTAGTTTCAGAGGTATGCATCAATGTAAATCAGGGATGATTCAaaattgtaatctactatttttCCACCTAAAGAGTCACTTTTCATAgatgaattatattaaattataaataattatacaACCAAAAATTCGATTTTATCATTAATCTAAATTGTTTTTAAATCCAACTATCGTTGCTAAATTCTAAATATGTTTTTTCAAGGTTATGATATTGAATCCATGGTAAATTAGTTTCATATTCTTTGCATCATAGAGtatgtctcttatgagacggtctcacttaTCTGTGcgatgggtcaaccctatcgatattcacaataaaaaaaaatactcttagcataaaaaataatattttttaatggataacccaaataaaagatatgtttcacaaaatacgactcatgagaccgtctcacacaagtttttatctgtATCATAATATTAACTTAATAGAtacataatatataataaagtgatattatgtttttggactatcaaaattaattttgtatatgtttatatattaaaaaagaaaaagtttTGATAGCATATATCCCATATTTATGAGGTAGACAAACAAGATCACAAGTCATCAGCTGACAATTAAAGTCGGGTTGGCATTTTGTGTCCAATTTGGAATTCCAAAAGGCTTACATACTATGCTCATCACACAATCACATGTTGTGTCACATCATTGGACCACAATCCAAATCAcaccattaatttttttttaaaaatatgtatttatttattttattatactaaatatattaaaatattggaAACACCTATTTGTTTgcctaaaattaaaatatggaAACACCTATTTGTTTGCCTAAAATTAAACTAATTTTATGTATACCATAGTTTCGATATATAAATGCTTTTGTTAtgattatatatttctaaatGTATTTATTCTACAAGAGAGTAGTACATCATTTGCTTGTATACGTACAATCAATTAAACTTTTGTAAGTTAATTTTCTGAGATAGATATCTGATCTGACATagttcattaaaaatattaaatttcttaaataTACAGATCGACCTGTTTCACGGATAATATTTCAAAAGAAACATGTTCATGTATAATCAAAACAaaatttcattttcaaaaaagagaacaaaaaatttatttttagtgGCATGATAATTTTGCACCCTACCCACCATCCAGTCCTTGGGTATGCTCCCCACCGCCACTTTATGCTCCCTGTAAGATCAGCGTCACACAACAAAGCTCGAAGCTTTATCCCAAACCCGACCCCATTTCCACCTTCACTCGCCTAAGAAAATGCCGCCATAATTGTACTGTGCTCTTTTATTGCAACTCTCAGATTCTCAGACTGCATCAGTTGCGGTTAAAAGCCAATACTTTTTCTTCCTTACACGACCTTTTCTCCCTTCTTTGCTCTGAATTCCACCTCCATGTTTGGCCAAACCCTAGATCTGTCTACCATTTAGCTGAAAACCCTCTGTCCCTCTGTGAATAGCCCAGTGCAGGTTTTGAGTTTGTGCGTCTCTTTGTCTCTCTGTgtttttttcgaaatttttcGCAGTTGGAGCTATTTTTGAAATCCCGGTGTGGCTTTTTCACGAACAATCTATTTGCATGCTTCTTTTTGGTTTGTTGTTCTCTTATCTGGTATCTGCTTTATGGCAAGCGAGAGCAAAAACATTTTGAAACCTTGTTACCATCAGAAATTTTTTTAGAGAGAGAAAAAGTAAGAAACCAAACGGAAAGTTAGACACTTGCTTCTGCATGTATGGATTTCATGGTTGGGATTGCGTTGATTAACTGTTGTTGTCTTCATTCTGAATGCAGATACCGTGAGAGCTTATATAACTGAAGTAATTCGTGGGTCGCGGCTAAAAGAGGTCGAAAACGATATTTGAGTAGAGAGGAGGTAAAAAGATGAGTGGAACAGCATCAACATCTACGGCAGTTAGGGTGGGGGGAGGGGCGGAGGTAGGTTATGGTGGATATAGGCCACCTTTCACTGCGATGCAGTGGCAGGAGCTGGAGCACCAAACCATGATATACAAGTACCTGGTGGCTGGCCTTCCAATCCCACCGGACCTTGTCATGCCTATTCGTCGCAGTTTCGAGTTGATTTCTGCTAGTTTATTCCACCACCCTTCTTGTAAGCATCTCTACCTTTTTTTATCAATTGCACACTTATTTGTACAATTGTGTTCATGATGCACACTGTGAAATGGGTTTTGTCTTGTTTTCTTTGTAGGAATATAAAACAATCtctcaaaaaaattattaagcTGTGGTTGATTGGTATCTTATCAGTATAGGAAGTGAAGCTACCTGTGATTACTGGTAAATGTTAGCGTAGAATTAACAGGTCTGTCGGCAGGATTCTTATCTGTTAGTGCGCTTGTGCCTATAATACTTGAACTGGCGTTTGTGTTTGTGGAAGTGTATGTGTTCTTGGCAATCTGTATCATATGATTGAAGGGTTTAATGTTTTTGGAGTTTGTACTTGCATGTATTTGTCTTTCTGATGCCTTCTCTGAAAAATAACATTTAGAATCGATTAGCTTAACTAGATGAAACAACCCGCGGCGGATCGGATCAACTATTCTAAGTGTAGGATCGAATAAATCACAAGGATTAGTTCGATCCTACCTTCAGGAAATGGCCTGAGGATTTATCCGATGGTATACAATGGGTCACATATGATTTTTCATGTGTGACTATACGTGGACCACATGAAAAATCATATATGACTCATACTATGCCATTGGATCAACAATAAAGGCAACTCTCTAAGTGTAGGATCGAATAAATCGCAAGTTGGATGATACTACTTGCTCTAGTATCAACTTTTGTTCGGAAGAATATctatgtttgtaaatttttttttgggggATCTGTCGGTCGTGTTCGTGTGCAACGAAATtagattgaatatttgaagGTAAGATCTATGTACAAAAGAGCCATCTTTCTAATAGAAGGGTAATGTTATTAGACGTGGCATTTTTGTGCAGTTAATCTTTACTTCggcattttatttttcttcttttcttggATTTTCAATTTTTCATAAATCCATTAAGATTGTGTGTCAGCTTTAGTGCAGATATTTCTAATGTAACTCTATACTAACTGCATATTCTTGAACTGTAAATGAAAAATCTTGTTTTTCATCTATGTTTTTCACTTTGGACCAATGTTGGTATTTGTCACGCAGTGGGCTTTTGTTCCTATTACGGGAAGAAGTTTGATCCCGAGCCTGGGAGATGCCGAAGGACAGATGGAAAGAAGTGGAGGTGCTCCAAAGACGCACATCCAGACTCAAAATATTGTGAGCGGCACATGCACCGAGGCCGCAACCGTTCAAGAAAGCCTGTGGAATGTCAATCTACTTCCCAGTCCTTGTCAACTTCATTGTCTCAAATCTCGACTGGGAGCAGTAGTAACAGTGGAAGCTTCCAAGGAAGCAGCAGTGCAAGCTTTCAAAACATACCACCTTACTCTGCTGTTAATTCAGATGGATCGTCTCTTGGTAGAAATTTGGCAAAGCTGCAGATGGAATCCATGCCATATGGGATCAATAACAAGGAGTTCAGGTACTTCTACTGAATGAGCTGTTACATTCGTGTACTTGTTTCTCTCATTTTCCAGCCTTTGTTAAAATGTGATAGAATACCTGCAAAGAGTTTTTGGTGGGTTCTACATGTATGGGAATTTAAAAGGTTGTAATCTTTGGTAAAATTACTAATCAAATGCTAATcagataaggataaagaacaaaGGAAAAAAACGAAGCAAATATTCACTTGAATTTAGGGGGTTCTGTGTTATCAAAAGGTGTGGTTTGGTAATACTTATTGGGGTTCTTCAGATTAGCTGTAAAATCTAGAAACCCACCCTTTTTCCTTTCTAATTCCACTCTTTATTTTCTTGCCTCTTCTCGATTATTAACATAAGTTGAACGTGCAGGTATATCCATGGACTGAATTCTGATGCCAATGATAGTCGTTTCTCAGCAGAAGCTTCTGGAAGTGTCGGACATTTAGGCTTGGGCCCTAGCTCAGGTTGTAGCAATTGGCATTTCATACCTTCTCAAGTTTCCTCGAGCCCCTGCTTAAAACAAAATTCTGATTCCCCATTTATGGATGATTCCTCTTCCCAACAAAACATGCTTCGTGCTTTTGAACCCATTGATTCGACCATGCCAAAACAGCTGCTGAAAGACTCGTTTTTTGGCAGTGAGATTAGTTCAGCAGGTCCAGTACAACATGAGCAGCTTCCAGTGCATCCTTTCTTCAATGAGTGGC is a window encoding:
- the LOC140813725 gene encoding uncharacterized protein → MGSFPGHVLPGTLFFVVGMWHIWCSIVRYVSNPKSFQVRVWNPVPGFEGRFKYLELYIIAIGGFIDLCIEFLYSTHLKIFVHGVLNPSHMNNFEHSGMLLMFFIFGIITLLSEKTSYLPLPEGALCFIASAAFTAEYLLFYFHSTTHKGLEGYYHFILVVLIGVCILSTIAGALMPSSFPVDLCSCIAIALQGLWFYQTAFTLYGSMMPDGCRLKESEIECHSTEHEIRGEMLANFQLFVLVFGVLVFVSWACIYNEQRFRHSNLTDAEE
- the LOC140815250 gene encoding growth-regulating factor 4-like; the protein is MSGTASTSTAVRVGGGAEVGYGGYRPPFTAMQWQELEHQTMIYKYLVAGLPIPPDLVMPIRRSFELISASLFHHPSLGFCSYYGKKFDPEPGRCRRTDGKKWRCSKDAHPDSKYCERHMHRGRNRSRKPVECQSTSQSLSTSLSQISTGSSSNSGSFQGSSSASFQNIPPYSAVNSDGSSLGRNLAKLQMESMPYGINNKEFRYIHGLNSDANDSRFSAEASGSVGHLGLGPSSGCSNWHFIPSQVSSSPCLKQNSDSPFMDDSSSQQNMLRAFEPIDSTMPKQLLKDSFFGSEISSAGPVQHEQLPVHPFFNEWPTTKESWSNFHDDGSSKNVFSSTQLSISIPRASRDVSPLSDYSPKDA